The following are from one region of the Archangium lipolyticum genome:
- a CDS encoding MFS transporter, with translation MIHQGGLTGHPRHVHRAAVGALFFLQGLCFASWASRIPTIQQRLGLSEAALGVALLALPAGSMTSLPFAGWLVAKRGSRQVVLGALVLYGVVLTGLGAVDSLAGLMAVLYLFGFAGNQVNIAVNTQAVGVEALYGRSVMASFHGLWSLAGFVAAGVGAAMMGWGVEPLPHFVGTFGLILAALAASASFILPDGPGQHTGGRLLTLPDRSLWGLGLMAFCCMICEGAMFDWSGVYFQRVVHAEPDWVGSGYAVFMASMATGRFLADGLVQRLSLRRVFQLSGGLIAVGLMTAVLLPGLPTALLGFLMVGFGVSSVVPLVYGEAGRSKTIPAGVALAAVSTIGFLGFLIGPPLIGLIAEVVSLRGSFTLIACLGLGVAILGSRKAD, from the coding sequence ATGATTCACCAGGGCGGACTTACCGGGCACCCCCGCCACGTGCACCGCGCGGCGGTCGGGGCGTTGTTCTTCCTGCAGGGGTTGTGCTTCGCGAGCTGGGCGTCGCGCATCCCGACCATCCAGCAGCGCCTGGGCCTGTCCGAGGCGGCGCTGGGGGTGGCCCTGCTGGCCCTGCCCGCGGGGTCCATGACGAGTCTGCCCTTCGCGGGCTGGCTCGTGGCGAAGCGGGGCAGCCGGCAGGTGGTGCTCGGGGCGCTCGTGCTCTACGGGGTGGTGCTCACGGGACTGGGCGCGGTGGACAGCCTCGCGGGGCTCATGGCGGTGCTCTACCTGTTCGGCTTCGCGGGCAACCAGGTGAACATCGCGGTGAACACGCAGGCGGTGGGGGTGGAGGCGCTCTATGGCCGCTCGGTGATGGCGTCCTTCCATGGCCTGTGGAGCCTGGCGGGGTTCGTCGCCGCGGGGGTGGGCGCGGCGATGATGGGCTGGGGGGTGGAGCCCCTGCCGCACTTCGTGGGCACGTTCGGGCTGATCCTGGCGGCGCTGGCGGCGAGCGCGAGCTTCATCCTCCCGGACGGGCCCGGGCAGCACACCGGTGGCCGGCTGCTCACGCTGCCGGACAGGTCCCTGTGGGGCCTGGGGCTGATGGCCTTCTGCTGCATGATCTGCGAGGGGGCGATGTTCGACTGGAGCGGGGTGTACTTCCAGCGGGTGGTGCACGCCGAGCCGGATTGGGTGGGCTCGGGGTACGCGGTGTTCATGGCGTCCATGGCCACGGGGCGCTTCCTGGCGGACGGGCTCGTGCAGCGGCTGAGCCTGCGGCGGGTGTTCCAGCTGAGCGGCGGGCTCATCGCGGTGGGGCTGATGACGGCGGTGCTCCTGCCGGGCCTGCCCACGGCGCTGCTGGGCTTCCTGATGGTGGGCTTCGGGGTGTCGTCCGTGGTGCCGCTCGTCTACGGGGAGGCGGGCAGGTCGAAGACGATTCCGGCGGGGGTGGCGCTGGCGGCGGTGTCCACCATCGGCTTCCTGGGCTTCCTGATCGGCCCGCCGCTCATCGGCCTCATCGCGGAGGTGGTGAGCCTGCGCGGCTCCTTCACCCTCATCGCCTGCCTGGGCCTGGGGGTGGCGATCCTCGGCTCCAGGAAGGCGGACTGA
- a CDS encoding hydroxymethylglutaryl-CoA lyase yields MDPNQHRRPRLSGLSGLPERVDVYEVGPRDGLQNELRTLPTRDKARLVEALIAAGEKRIEVTSFVSPKWIPQLADAEELLRLVGRREGVTFSALVPNLRGLSRAKEAGLEEAAVFISASEAHSKKNINKSIAEAVAEARQTTEAALEAGLRVRGYLSTVWGCPYEGEVPVSRVVEISRALVDGGIYQLSLGDTIGVGTPRQTETILSALLEHIPVEKLALHLHDTRGTALANALVGLQMGVTTFDASIGGLGGCPYAPGAAGNLATEDLVYMLHGMGVQTGINLEKLVEAGMVAQELIGRKLAGKFLQAALGEREKKASRRAQT; encoded by the coding sequence GTGGATCCGAACCAACATCGCCGCCCGCGCTTGAGCGGGCTCTCAGGACTGCCGGAACGGGTGGACGTGTACGAGGTGGGCCCTCGTGACGGCCTGCAGAACGAGCTGCGCACGCTGCCCACGCGCGACAAGGCGCGGTTGGTCGAGGCGCTGATCGCGGCGGGGGAGAAGCGCATCGAGGTGACGTCGTTCGTGTCACCCAAGTGGATCCCCCAGCTGGCGGACGCCGAGGAGCTGCTGCGGCTGGTGGGCCGGCGCGAGGGAGTGACGTTCTCCGCGCTGGTGCCCAACCTCCGGGGCCTGTCGCGCGCCAAGGAGGCGGGCCTGGAGGAGGCGGCGGTCTTCATCTCCGCGTCCGAGGCCCACTCGAAGAAGAACATCAACAAGAGCATCGCCGAGGCGGTGGCCGAGGCGAGGCAGACCACCGAGGCGGCGCTCGAGGCGGGCCTTCGGGTGCGCGGCTACCTGTCCACGGTGTGGGGCTGCCCCTATGAGGGCGAGGTGCCCGTGTCGCGTGTGGTGGAGATCAGCCGCGCGCTGGTGGACGGCGGCATCTACCAGCTGAGCCTCGGTGACACGATCGGGGTGGGGACGCCGAGGCAGACGGAGACGATCCTCTCCGCGCTGCTGGAGCACATCCCGGTGGAGAAGCTGGCGCTGCACCTGCACGACACGCGCGGCACGGCGCTGGCCAACGCGCTGGTGGGCCTGCAGATGGGCGTGACGACGTTCGACGCCAGCATCGGCGGACTGGGCGGCTGCCCCTACGCTCCGGGCGCGGCGGGCAACCTGGCCACGGAGGATCTCGTCTACATGCTCCACGGCATGGGCGTGCAGACGGGCATCAACCTCGAGAAGCTCGTCGAGGCGGGCATGGTGGCGCAGGAGCTCATCGGCCGGAAGCTGGCGGGCAAGTTCCTCCAGGCGGCCCTGGGCGAGCGCGAGAAGAAGGCGAGCCGCCGGGCGCAGACCTGA
- a CDS encoding LysM peptidoglycan-binding domain-containing protein, whose amino-acid sequence MPSEKTLEAVTRTVVESSDAALAASAPSAEGGEEAEDDEEADASDTDEGEAQEAPTGAVPTGPLYTAELSDEQLTELWKKDPKALGSISVGFVESGRMVNAVRVPEDPDWIVVSPELAWGTQETVDYLTKAIREVRAQYPKAPPLRVNQLSSREGGYLRPHKSHQNGRDVDLGFYYPTVDPIRVREREKYIDLELNWALVKSLAMNSDVQMILVDKRVMKVLYEHALRKGENKEWLDSLFNAGAKSLIKHARRHRDHFHVRFFNPRAQELGRRVAPLLAMQPDQNIVMHRVRSGDTLGAIALRYNSGVERIKKANRMRGTFLRLGQVLAVPLRGPCTRCPIPPPVVVPPRRLPPGLEQQAPAVATQQAPAAPAPAAPAPVEPQPAVVAAPAAQAPAPVVPQPAVATQQAPVTAESPQVPAAQPEPTGGSAPAGSDGPTEPPVPESAPSEHSGGGSPAGTDTSAAIMPGRTTALH is encoded by the coding sequence GTGCCCTCCGAGAAGACCCTCGAGGCCGTGACACGGACCGTCGTCGAGAGCAGCGACGCGGCCCTCGCGGCGTCCGCCCCCTCCGCCGAGGGGGGTGAAGAGGCCGAGGACGACGAGGAGGCGGACGCCTCCGACACCGACGAGGGCGAGGCCCAGGAGGCCCCCACGGGTGCCGTGCCCACCGGTCCGCTCTACACCGCCGAGCTCTCGGACGAGCAGCTGACGGAGCTGTGGAAGAAGGATCCGAAGGCGCTCGGATCGATCTCGGTGGGCTTCGTCGAGAGCGGCCGCATGGTGAACGCGGTCCGCGTGCCCGAGGACCCCGATTGGATCGTGGTCTCGCCCGAGCTGGCCTGGGGCACCCAGGAGACGGTGGACTACCTCACCAAGGCCATCCGCGAGGTCCGGGCGCAGTACCCGAAGGCTCCCCCGCTCCGGGTGAACCAGCTCAGCTCCCGCGAGGGCGGCTACCTGCGGCCTCACAAGAGCCACCAGAACGGCCGGGACGTGGACCTGGGCTTCTACTACCCGACCGTGGATCCCATCCGCGTGAGGGAGCGCGAGAAGTACATCGACCTCGAGCTGAACTGGGCGCTGGTCAAGTCGCTCGCGATGAACTCGGACGTGCAGATGATCCTCGTGGACAAGCGCGTCATGAAGGTCCTGTACGAGCACGCGCTGCGCAAGGGCGAGAACAAGGAGTGGCTGGACTCGCTCTTCAACGCCGGGGCGAAGTCCCTCATCAAGCACGCCAGGCGCCACCGCGACCACTTCCACGTGCGCTTCTTCAACCCGCGCGCCCAGGAGCTGGGCCGCCGCGTCGCCCCGCTGCTCGCGATGCAGCCGGACCAGAACATCGTCATGCACCGGGTGCGCTCGGGTGACACGCTCGGAGCCATCGCCCTGCGCTACAACTCCGGCGTGGAGCGGATCAAGAAGGCCAACCGGATGCGCGGCACCTTCCTGCGTCTCGGCCAGGTGCTCGCGGTGCCCCTGCGCGGCCCCTGCACCCGCTGCCCCATCCCCCCGCCCGTCGTCGTTCCGCCGCGCCGGCTCCCGCCCGGGCTCGAGCAGCAGGCTCCGGCCGTGGCCACGCAGCAGGCCCCCGCCGCTCCCGCTCCGGCGGCGCCCGCGCCCGTGGAGCCGCAGCCGGCCGTGGTGGCGGCGCCCGCTGCACAGGCCCCCGCGCCCGTGGTGCCGCAGCCGGCCGTGGCCACGCAGCAGGCTCCCGTGACCGCCGAGTCTCCGCAGGTTCCGGCCGCTCAGCCGGAGCCCACGGGTGGGAGCGCTCCGGCGGGTTCGGACGGTCCGACCGAGCCCCCCGTGCCCGAGAGTGCTCCGTCGGAGCACTCGGGTGGGGGCTCGCCAGCGGGGACGGATACGTCCGCCGCGATCATGCCGGGAAGGACGACGGCGCTGCACTGA
- a CDS encoding class I SAM-dependent methyltransferase, with translation MSFFGELYLRSTLPFLSEETTAKEVAYLARSFQDLTVPGPIVDLGCGHGRHAARLNTSGPLSGRIIGLELDALSLAERLPGFPVVRADLRSLPFRAASLAGAYAWYSTLFVFSDEEHVELLRDLARCLRPGGRLVLHTVPYERLASQPEASFSTYLPDGSLLEEESRFDAARGRDKGSRRLTLPDGRVLSGQYAIRYYPLADLIQLLEFTGFSIRWVHGGLEGEQPSAASTDLIVGAELRHG, from the coding sequence GTGAGCTTCTTCGGCGAGCTCTACCTCCGCTCCACGCTGCCGTTCCTCTCCGAGGAAACGACGGCGAAGGAGGTGGCGTACCTCGCGAGAAGCTTCCAGGACCTCACGGTCCCCGGGCCCATCGTGGACCTGGGCTGTGGCCACGGGCGGCACGCGGCGCGGCTCAACACCTCGGGCCCACTGTCCGGGCGCATCATCGGCCTCGAGCTGGATGCCCTTTCACTCGCGGAGCGGCTTCCAGGCTTCCCGGTGGTACGAGCGGATCTCCGCTCGCTCCCGTTCCGCGCGGCCTCACTGGCGGGGGCCTACGCCTGGTACTCGACGCTCTTCGTCTTCTCGGACGAGGAGCACGTGGAGCTGCTGCGCGATCTGGCGCGGTGCCTGCGGCCCGGAGGACGTCTGGTGTTGCACACGGTGCCCTACGAGCGGCTCGCGTCACAACCCGAGGCTTCCTTCTCCACCTACCTACCGGACGGTAGCCTGCTGGAGGAGGAGAGCCGCTTTGACGCGGCACGTGGAAGGGACAAGGGCTCCAGGCGACTGACATTGCCGGATGGACGTGTCCTTTCCGGGCAATATGCCATCCGTTACTATCCTCTTGCGGATCTGATCCAACTGTTGGAATTCACGGGATTTTCGATCCGTTGGGTGCATGGCGGGCTGGAGGGGGAGCAGCCATCCGCCGCATCGACGGACCTCATCGTGGGAGCTGAGCTGCGACATGGCTGA
- a CDS encoding cobalamin B12-binding domain-containing protein: MAEKKLRILVAKPGLDGHDRGAKIIARALRDAGMEVIYTGLHQTPEMIVNAAIQEDVDAIGMSIMSGAHMTLFPAVIELLKKSNALDIAVFGGGIIPDDDIPKLKGLGVTEIFTPGSSTQDIVQWIRTNIAARA; this comes from the coding sequence ATGGCTGAGAAGAAGCTGCGAATTCTGGTGGCCAAGCCTGGCCTGGACGGGCACGACCGAGGGGCGAAGATCATCGCCCGGGCCTTGCGCGATGCGGGCATGGAGGTCATCTACACGGGGCTGCACCAGACGCCCGAGATGATCGTCAACGCCGCCATCCAGGAGGACGTGGACGCGATCGGCATGTCGATCATGTCGGGAGCGCACATGACGCTGTTCCCGGCGGTGATCGAGCTGCTGAAGAAGAGCAACGCGCTCGACATCGCGGTGTTCGGCGGAGGCATCATCCCGGATGACGACATTCCCAAGCTCAAGGGCCTGGGCGTGACGGAGATCTTCACCCCCGGAAGCTCGACGCAGGACATCGTCCAGTGGATCCGAACCAACATCGCCGCCCGCGCTTGA
- a CDS encoding glutamine--tRNA ligase/YqeY domain fusion protein, whose amino-acid sequence MSKQPVDLIPAPEARRVATNFITEVIDADLKAGRHVSVVTRFPPEPNGYAHLGHAFASYLDFMTALDYGGVCHLRMDDTNPEGETQEYADSIIRDMKWLGWDTSRLFYASDYYEQLYGYAEQLIRKGLAYVESVSGEEMARLRGTVDKPGTPSPYRSRSVEENLDMFRRMRAGEFKNGEHALRAKIDLANANFKLRDPVLYRILHASHYRTGNKWCIYPMYDFAHPISDAIEGITHSMCSLEFVDNRAIYDWLMDNLFPQSETGRTPPRQYEFGRRSLEYTVVSKRKLRRLVSEKIVKGWDDPRMPTLSALRRRGATPEAARAFAAQIGVSRTNRTVDLVVLENAIRDDLSARAPRVMAVTQPLKVTIVNLEAERTLSLAYWPQDAVREGGDGRLPLPNGERVPPEQAVREVPLTREIVIEREDFSANPPKGFKRLTPGGTVRLRGAGIIRCDEVISGADGEPAELRVTMLDEDAKASGVIHWVSATRGVSVELRLFDRLFTVPNPDGEVAPPHDPEQPSHEDETKPLDTDFLRFVNPKSLVVTRGLVEPSVARDPADTRYQFERVGYFWRDPVDSRADALVFNRIITLKDTWGRKEEGAEPRAQSKPKSEKKADAAAPVRAPLTGEQEPVFARLRERGLTENDAYLLAREPQLTAYLEGVSDAQLVSLAPWVVNDLANAIREGSNRVAREDLAALVALVSEGSISARIAKDVLAEAQTSGEAPVRIVERKGLRVVSDEGQLRTAIQGVLDTNPAKVAEYRGGKKGLMGFFTGQVMRATNGQADPKAVARLLGELLG is encoded by the coding sequence ATGAGCAAGCAGCCTGTGGACCTGATTCCCGCGCCCGAGGCCCGGCGTGTGGCCACCAACTTCATCACCGAGGTGATCGACGCGGACTTGAAGGCCGGGCGGCACGTCAGCGTCGTCACCCGCTTTCCTCCCGAGCCCAACGGCTACGCCCACCTCGGGCACGCGTTCGCCAGCTACCTGGATTTCATGACCGCGCTGGACTACGGCGGCGTCTGCCACCTGCGCATGGACGACACGAATCCGGAGGGCGAGACGCAGGAGTACGCGGACAGCATCATCCGCGACATGAAGTGGCTCGGCTGGGACACCTCCCGCCTCTTCTACGCCTCGGACTACTACGAGCAGCTGTACGGCTACGCGGAGCAGCTCATCCGCAAGGGCCTGGCCTACGTGGAGAGCGTCAGCGGCGAGGAGATGGCACGCCTGCGCGGCACGGTGGACAAGCCGGGCACGCCCAGCCCCTACCGCAGCCGGAGCGTCGAGGAGAACCTGGACATGTTCCGCCGCATGCGCGCCGGCGAGTTCAAGAACGGCGAGCACGCCCTGCGCGCGAAGATCGACCTGGCGAACGCGAACTTCAAGCTGCGCGACCCGGTGCTCTACCGCATCCTGCACGCGTCCCACTACCGCACGGGAAACAAGTGGTGCATCTACCCGATGTACGACTTCGCGCACCCCATCAGCGACGCCATCGAGGGCATCACGCACAGCATGTGCAGCCTCGAGTTCGTCGACAACCGCGCCATCTACGACTGGCTCATGGACAACCTGTTCCCCCAGTCGGAGACGGGCCGCACGCCGCCGCGCCAGTACGAGTTCGGGCGGCGCAGCCTGGAGTACACCGTCGTCAGCAAGCGCAAGCTGCGGCGCCTGGTGAGCGAGAAGATCGTGAAGGGCTGGGACGATCCGCGCATGCCCACCCTGAGCGCGCTGCGCCGGCGTGGAGCGACGCCCGAGGCGGCGAGGGCCTTCGCGGCGCAGATCGGCGTGAGCCGTACGAATCGCACGGTGGACCTCGTGGTGCTCGAGAACGCCATCCGCGATGACCTGAGCGCCCGTGCACCCCGCGTGATGGCCGTGACGCAGCCGCTGAAGGTGACGATCGTCAACCTGGAGGCGGAGCGCACCCTGAGCCTCGCCTACTGGCCGCAGGACGCCGTGCGCGAGGGGGGCGATGGACGGCTGCCGCTGCCCAACGGCGAGCGGGTGCCGCCCGAGCAGGCGGTGCGCGAGGTGCCGCTCACGCGGGAGATCGTCATCGAGCGCGAGGACTTCAGCGCCAACCCGCCCAAGGGCTTCAAGCGGCTCACGCCGGGCGGGACGGTGCGCCTGCGCGGCGCGGGCATCATCCGCTGCGACGAGGTCATCTCGGGCGCGGACGGCGAGCCGGCCGAGCTGCGCGTCACGATGCTGGACGAGGACGCGAAGGCGAGCGGCGTCATCCACTGGGTGAGCGCCACGCGCGGCGTGAGCGTGGAGCTCCGCCTCTTCGACCGGCTGTTCACCGTGCCCAACCCCGACGGAGAGGTGGCCCCTCCGCACGACCCCGAGCAGCCGAGCCACGAGGACGAGACGAAGCCGCTCGACACGGACTTCCTGCGCTTCGTGAACCCGAAGAGCCTGGTGGTGACGCGCGGCCTGGTGGAGCCCAGCGTCGCGCGCGATCCGGCGGACACCCGCTACCAGTTCGAGCGCGTCGGCTACTTCTGGAGGGATCCGGTGGACAGCCGCGCGGATGCCCTCGTCTTCAACCGCATCATCACGTTGAAGGACACCTGGGGCCGCAAGGAGGAAGGCGCGGAGCCCCGGGCGCAGAGCAAGCCGAAGTCCGAGAAGAAGGCGGACGCGGCGGCTCCCGTCCGTGCGCCGCTCACCGGCGAGCAGGAGCCCGTGTTCGCACGCCTGCGCGAGCGCGGCCTCACGGAGAACGACGCGTACCTGCTCGCGCGTGAGCCGCAGCTCACCGCGTACCTGGAGGGCGTGAGCGATGCACAGCTGGTGAGCCTCGCGCCGTGGGTGGTGAACGACCTGGCCAACGCCATCCGCGAGGGCTCGAACCGGGTGGCGCGGGAGGACCTCGCGGCGCTCGTCGCGCTGGTCTCGGAGGGCAGCATCAGCGCCCGCATCGCCAAGGACGTGCTCGCGGAGGCGCAGACCTCCGGCGAGGCGCCCGTGCGCATCGTGGAGCGCAAGGGCCTGCGCGTCGTCAGCGACGAGGGGCAGCTGCGCACGGCCATCCAGGGCGTCCTGGACACGAACCCCGCGAAGGTCGCGGAGTACCGCGGCGGGAAGAAGGGCCTGATGGGCTTCTTCACCGGCCAGGTCATGCGCGCCACCAACGGCCAGGCGGACCCGAAGGCCGTGGCGCGCCTGCTGGGCGAGCTGCTCGGCTGA
- a CDS encoding C45 family autoproteolytic acyltransferase/hydolase, with the protein MTPLRQTSLLGAVLLTLGALHATPSAAAQVPVTNAGFESPGTSGLPAGWTASGEGRVASSPEGRSEGSKGLVIENPVTGAETTVLSQPVKLQVGRLYRLSAWMRTRGVRADPQARYPTALGACLSMKSFPFTNSSPTLGADQDGRVSVLFFATQGTDQVQMHLGRNGKATGTAWFDDVRLEEVDDITAYIPLESVRWSGKGFRYDDGGWKFVHIEGEPYERGFQYGQLMAEDIVVYMEKQGYRKNRQDSANGWAQLRLLTDSLFLRKFEPEFLEEMKGIADGALKAGAKFKDRELDLLDIVTLNSVVELGQLEEANRVTPTALTGRTFLKAEDEINREGEGDHCSSFVATKSATRDGQAIIAQIFMWNGYTGVHWDVVLDVKPTKGHRFVLQTFPGGIHSGADWLMNDAGIVIGETTVEQTPFEPEGTPQSSRSRKAIQYASSIEDVVRILSTNNNGLYTNDWTMADAKSGEGACLSLATKKSRLWRTGSPGKRADTPGNLKDFIWSNNNNRELELRKEYVANSLNAPVDLAFDTWNRDIAFQEYYDKYGKGGMDLDNAIRLLASSPITLSHACDAKITTSEMARQLMFLAHYGKPTLREKFVGNGFIMQDLPGVTPHLSLGYTAFSPIYVADKLKEARARALAKEAKAAESKRELDKVKEALGFDRKLLWSNTVFPTTDGENWLVSGSAAYWSLLRALPDDKDKAYEQQRDSLADLNARYLYLAAREDDVVPVSARTTYNRYGTYAIPRIKGTFLLHQLRLLLGNASFSRVMGAVHERYANKNITTADFIRTASQAAGRDLQPFVSQWIERGGLPSPRILASSTKARDGYDVTLKVEQAGKPYHFVTTVELFTAKGSTLERVEVKGASSTFNFRVAERPVRVVFNPSNDIPVPRERYQILSNTSDDFRRLLFVHGTAREVESQRTLTLNFRETLANALTETLAPVKPDAEVTAQELAEKDLILLGNTEDNALLARLAAEKKLPVELGRRFFRWQGTTYGRSDDGIAMALPNPWNPKRILYLYVANSGTQLWHMTRVLHKDLRGWAVFRNGEVRGKGFHELDALAMDLPESPAPEVKPLGSAGAGN; encoded by the coding sequence ATGACCCCGCTTCGACAAACCTCACTCCTCGGCGCAGTGCTCCTCACCCTGGGTGCGCTTCACGCGACGCCGTCCGCCGCCGCGCAGGTGCCCGTGACCAACGCCGGCTTCGAGTCGCCAGGTACCTCGGGATTGCCCGCGGGCTGGACGGCGAGCGGCGAAGGCCGGGTGGCCTCCAGCCCGGAGGGCCGCTCCGAGGGCTCCAAGGGGCTCGTCATCGAGAACCCGGTCACGGGCGCCGAGACCACCGTCCTGTCCCAGCCCGTGAAGCTCCAGGTGGGCCGCCTCTACCGGCTCAGCGCGTGGATGAGGACTCGCGGCGTGCGGGCGGATCCGCAGGCGCGCTATCCCACGGCGCTCGGTGCCTGCCTGTCGATGAAGAGCTTCCCCTTCACCAACAGCTCCCCGACGCTGGGCGCGGACCAGGACGGGCGCGTCTCGGTGCTCTTCTTCGCCACGCAGGGCACGGACCAGGTCCAGATGCACCTGGGCCGCAACGGCAAGGCCACCGGCACCGCGTGGTTCGATGACGTGCGCCTGGAGGAGGTGGACGACATCACCGCCTACATCCCCCTGGAGTCCGTGCGCTGGTCCGGCAAGGGCTTCCGCTACGACGACGGCGGGTGGAAGTTCGTCCACATCGAGGGCGAGCCGTACGAGCGTGGCTTCCAGTACGGCCAGCTGATGGCCGAGGACATCGTCGTCTACATGGAGAAGCAGGGCTACCGGAAGAACCGCCAGGACTCGGCCAACGGCTGGGCCCAGCTCCGGCTGCTCACCGACTCGCTCTTCCTGCGCAAGTTCGAGCCCGAGTTCCTCGAGGAGATGAAGGGCATCGCGGACGGAGCCCTCAAGGCCGGCGCGAAGTTCAAGGATCGCGAGTTGGATCTGCTGGACATCGTGACCCTCAACTCGGTGGTGGAGCTGGGGCAGCTCGAGGAGGCGAACCGGGTGACCCCCACGGCGCTGACGGGGCGCACCTTCCTGAAGGCCGAGGATGAGATCAACCGGGAAGGGGAGGGAGACCACTGCTCGTCCTTCGTGGCCACGAAGTCGGCGACCCGGGATGGCCAGGCCATCATCGCGCAGATCTTCATGTGGAACGGCTACACCGGCGTCCACTGGGACGTGGTGCTGGACGTGAAGCCCACCAAGGGCCACCGCTTCGTGCTGCAGACGTTCCCGGGCGGCATCCACAGCGGCGCGGACTGGCTGATGAACGATGCGGGCATCGTCATCGGGGAGACCACGGTGGAGCAGACGCCCTTCGAGCCCGAGGGCACGCCCCAGAGCAGCCGCAGCCGCAAGGCGATCCAGTACGCCTCGTCGATCGAGGACGTGGTCCGCATCCTGTCGACGAACAACAACGGCCTCTACACCAACGACTGGACGATGGCGGACGCGAAGAGCGGCGAGGGCGCCTGCCTGTCGCTGGCCACGAAGAAGAGCCGGCTGTGGCGCACCGGCAGCCCTGGCAAGCGAGCGGACACCCCGGGCAACCTCAAGGACTTCATCTGGTCCAACAACAACAACCGGGAGCTGGAGCTGCGCAAGGAGTACGTCGCCAACTCGCTCAACGCCCCGGTGGATCTGGCCTTCGACACCTGGAACCGGGACATCGCCTTCCAGGAGTACTACGACAAGTACGGCAAGGGCGGCATGGACCTGGACAACGCCATCCGTCTGTTGGCCTCCAGCCCCATCACGCTCTCCCACGCCTGTGATGCCAAGATCACCACCTCCGAGATGGCGCGCCAGCTCATGTTCCTCGCGCACTACGGAAAGCCGACCCTGCGCGAGAAGTTCGTGGGCAATGGGTTCATCATGCAGGACCTGCCCGGCGTCACTCCCCACCTGTCGCTGGGCTACACCGCCTTCAGCCCCATCTACGTGGCGGACAAGCTGAAGGAGGCTCGCGCCCGCGCCCTCGCGAAGGAGGCCAAGGCCGCCGAGTCCAAGCGGGAGCTCGACAAGGTGAAGGAGGCCCTGGGCTTCGACAGGAAGCTCCTCTGGTCCAACACCGTGTTCCCCACCACGGACGGGGAGAACTGGCTGGTGAGTGGCTCGGCCGCCTACTGGTCCCTGCTGCGGGCGCTGCCGGATGACAAGGACAAGGCCTACGAGCAGCAGCGTGACTCGCTGGCGGATCTCAACGCCCGCTACCTCTACCTCGCCGCGCGCGAGGATGATGTCGTGCCGGTGTCCGCGCGCACCACGTACAACCGCTATGGCACCTACGCCATCCCCCGCATCAAGGGCACCTTCCTGCTGCACCAGCTCCGGCTGTTGCTGGGCAACGCGTCCTTCTCCCGGGTGATGGGCGCCGTCCACGAGCGCTACGCCAACAAGAACATCACCACGGCGGACTTCATCCGCACCGCGTCACAGGCCGCGGGCAGGGATCTCCAGCCCTTCGTGTCCCAGTGGATCGAGCGCGGGGGGCTGCCCTCGCCCCGCATCCTCGCCAGCTCCACCAAGGCCCGTGACGGCTACGACGTGACGCTGAAGGTGGAGCAGGCCGGCAAGCCCTACCACTTCGTCACCACCGTGGAGCTGTTCACCGCGAAGGGCTCGACGCTGGAGCGGGTGGAGGTGAAGGGCGCGAGCAGCACCTTCAACTTCCGCGTGGCGGAGCGGCCGGTGCGCGTGGTGTTCAACCCCTCCAACGACATCCCCGTGCCGCGCGAGCGCTACCAGATCCTCTCCAACACGTCCGACGACTTCCGCCGCCTGCTCTTCGTCCACGGCACGGCCCGCGAGGTGGAGTCCCAGCGCACGCTGACCCTGAACTTCCGCGAGACCCTGGCCAACGCCCTCACCGAGACGCTCGCCCCCGTGAAGCCCGACGCCGAGGTGACGGCCCAGGAGCTGGCCGAGAAGGATCTGATCCTCCTGGGCAACACCGAGGACAACGCGCTGCTGGCGCGGCTCGCCGCGGAGAAGAAGCTGCCGGTGGAGCTCGGCCGCCGCTTCTTCCGGTGGCAGGGGACGACCTACGGCCGTTCCGATGACGGCATCGCCATGGCGCTGCCCAACCCCTGGAACCCGAAGCGCATCCTCTACCTGTACGTGGCCAACAGCGGCACGCAGCTCTGGCACATGACGCGCGTGCTCCACAAGGATCTGCGGGGCTGGGCCGTCTTCCGCAACGGCGAGGTGCGCGGCAAGGGCTTCCACGAGCTCGATGCGCTGGCGATGGACCTGCCGGAGTCTCCCGCGCCCGAGGTCAAGCCACTCGGCTCGGCGGGCGCGGGGAACTGA